In Entelurus aequoreus isolate RoL-2023_Sb linkage group LG02, RoL_Eaeq_v1.1, whole genome shotgun sequence, one genomic interval encodes:
- the LOC133665241 gene encoding uncharacterized protein LOC133665241 — translation MREKVGSGHDALRDSLKNKLKKERRPLIGDSMVQQMRAKFAVAESGKNHSFPGQPSQLFHNNRPTAQESEECREDERSIEAHINEMSTEMLKVHPDLNSLKERMRRTYAYRKTFMATAKAEEIIEKFPALKLPKILLWETKEQFLVEADRRMVTKLDRMATKMVQRASMCDLKDCYQRAINACLNDSDSLGMQQFYCCLPFSERSHPFYTLYWSTQRN, via the exons ATGCGGGAGAAAGTTGGTTCAGGACAT GATGCTTTACGTGACTCTTtaaaaaacaaattgaaaaaggAAAGGCGACCCCTTATTGGTGACTCGATGGTGCAACAAATGCGTGCAAAGTTTGCTGTGGCAGAATCTGGAAAGAACCATAGTTTTCCGGGTCAACCAAGCCAGCTTTTCCACAACAACAGGCCCACT GCTCAGGAGAGTGAAGAATGTAGAGAGGATGAAAGGAGCATTGAAGCTCATATCAATGAAATGTCTACAGAGATGCTTAAGGTACACCCAGATCTGAACTCTTTAAAGGAGAGAATGAGACGAACCTATGCATACCGAAAGACCTTCATGGCAACTGCCAAGGCAGAGGAAATCATCGAAAAGTTTCCCGCCCTGAAGCTTCCTAAAATA CTTCTGTGGGAGACGAAGGAGCAATTCCTTGTAGAAGCTGATCGCAGAATGGTCACAAAGCTGGATCGAATGGCAACGAAGATGGTTCAAAGAGCATCTATGTGTGACCTAAAGGACTGCTACCAGAGGGCAATCAATGCCTGCCTGAATGATTCA GACTCATTAGGGATGCAGCAATTCTACTGCTGCCTTCCATTTTCAGAGAGGAGTCATCCTTTCTATACACTCTACTGGAG TACCCAAAGGAACTGA